The genomic DNA TGATCGAAGACGGTGGCACGGTGGTGCAGGAAACGCGTCTGTACGATCCGGACAAGCGCGAAACGCGTTCGATGCGCAGCAAGGAAGACGCGCACGACTACCGCTATTTCCCCGACCCCGACCTGATGCCTCTCGTGATCGACGCCGCGTGGGTCGAGCGCGTGAAGAGCGAGATGCCTGAGCTGCCGGAAGCGATCCAGCGGCGCTTCGTATCGCAGTACGGCCTCACGCCGTACGACGCGAACGTGCTGACCTCGAGCAAGGCGAACGCCGCTTACTTCGAGGCGGTAGTCGCGAAGGCCGGCCCGGCTAACGCGAAGGTCGCGGCGAACTGGGTGATGGGCGAAGTGTCGTCGCAGCTCAATCGCGAAGGTCTCGACGTTGCTGCGTGCCCGGTCTCGGCCGCGCAGCTCGCGCTGCTGCTGCAACGCATTGCCGACGGCACGATCTCGAACAAGATCGCGAAGGAAATTTTCCTCGCGATCTGGGAAGAAAAGGCCACCGACGAAGCCGCCGCCGATCGCATCATCGAGGCGAAGGGCTTGAAGCAGATTTCGGACACCGGCGCGCTCGAAGCGATCATTGACGAAGTGCTCGCCGCGAACCAGAAATCGGTCGACGAATACCGCGCCGGCAAGGAAAAAGCATTCAACGCGCTGATCGGTCAGGCGATGAAAGCGACCAAGGGTAAGGCCAACCCCGCTCAGGTCAACGAATTGCTCAAGAAGAAATTGTCCTGAGTTGATGTGCCGCGGCCGGGCGTGGTCACGCCTGCGCCACCACGGGCTGTTGCCGGATCGGAAGCGGGGCAACGGCCCGTTTTATTTTGCGGACCCGCTTCAGGCGGATAGGCGTAGCGAAGCGTAGACCACGGAGTGTGTGCATGGCAAAGCAACCCGATCTCGACGATTTCCTCGTCCCGTATTTCGACGATGGCAAGAAGAAAAATCACTTCTCGCTCGACGATTTCGATCCGAAGGCGAAGCCGTTTTCGGGCGGCTCGAAAGACGCCGACCGCGAGCGTCTGTCGGAGATAGGTCTGCTGCTCGACAATCTGCAGGAACGGCTGCACGCACAGCGCAAGCGCCGTGTGCTGCTGGTGCTGCAAGGCATGGACACGAGCGGCAAGGACGGCACGATTCGCGCGGTGTTTCATGAAGTCGATCCGCTCGGCTTGCGCATCGTGCCATTCAAGGCCCCGACGCCCATCGAGCTCGCGCACGACTTCCTGTGGCGCGTGCATTTGCATACACCCGCGGCCGGCGAGCTGACGATCTTCAACCGCAGTCACTACGAAGACCTGCTCGTGCCGACCGTGCAGGGCGAGCTCGATGCCGCCGCCTTCGAGCAGCGCTGCCGCCAGATCCGCCAGTTCGAGGAGATGCTGGTGTCCAGCGGCGCGACGATACTCAAGTGCATGCTGCACATTTCGAAGGACGAGCAGCGTGCGCGATTGCAGGCGCGCATCGACGATCCGCTCAAGCACTGGAAATTCGACGTATCGGATCTCGAAGCGCGCAAGCAGTGGGAGGCGTATCAGTCCGCGTATCGCGACGCGCTGGCCGCGACGTCGACCGAATACGCTCCGTGGTACGTGATTCCGGCCGACTCGAAGACGCATCGCAACGTGATGGTCGCCGAACTGCTGCTGCGCACGCTCAACGCGCTGAAGCTCGAATATCCGCCTGCCAAGGAATCGCTGAAGGGCGTCAAGGTCGAGTGAACACGGCCTCGCCCCTCGGCTTCAGAAACGAATCGAACAAAAAAGGAACGACATGTTGCGTGTGATTACCGCCAACCTCAACGGCATCCGCTCGGCGGCGAAGAAGGGCTTTTTCGACTGGTTCGGCGAGCAGGGCGCCGACGTGCTGTGCGTGCAGGAAATCAAATGCTCGCAGGACGACATGACGCCGGAGTTTATGGCGCCGCACGATTTCACCGGCTATTTCCAGCACGCGGTGAAAAAGGGCTATAGCGGCGCGGGCGTCTATACGCGTCATGAGCCGGACGAAGTGGTGATCGGCTTCGGCAGCGAGGAGTTCGACCCGGAAGGGCGCTATGTCGAGCTCCGCTTCGGCAAGCTGTCGGTGATCTCGGTGTATGTGCCGTCGGGATCGAGCGGCGACGAGCGCCAGCAGGCCAAGTTCCGTTTCATGGACGAGTTCATGCCGCATCTCGCCGAGCTGGCGAAGGAGCGCGAGGTGATCGTGTGCGGCGACGTGAACATCGTGCACAAGGAAATCGACATCAAGAACTGGAAGGGCAACCAGAAGAATTCGGGTTGCCTGCCGGAAGAGCGCGCGTGGCTCGACAAACTGTTCGACGAAGTCGGCTATGTGGACGTGTTCCGCACGCTCGACCCGCGACCCGAGCAGTACACGTGGTGGAGCAATCGCGGTCAGGCGTATGCGAAGAACGTCGGGTGGCGGATCGATTATCAGATCGCCACGCCCGGCATCGCGAGCAAGGCAAAGCGCACCGACGTGTTCCGCGATATCAAGTTCAGCGACCATGCGCCGCTGACCGTCGATTACGACCACAAGGTGAAGAAGTAAGCCGACCCGTCGCGGCGCGTGGAGCGCCGTGGCCCGCTAGCAGTGGGTAGAAGCGGGTATCAGTCGCGCACCGGCTTACGGGTCGGCCGGCCGATGCCCGCGTAGTCGGGCAGCACGTCGACGCTCTTGCCGATCGCCTTCGCGTAGAGCGGCAGCATGTCTGGCAGCCGCTTGATGATGTCTTCGCGGCGCTCCGGCGAGTACGGGTGTACGTAGATGAAGCCGCGCTCGCCATTGCCGCGCGTCGCCTGCGCGAGCCTGTCCCACAGCGTGACCGCCGCGCGCGGATCGAAGCCGGCGCGCGACGCGATATCGCTGCCGATCACGTCGGCTTCGGTTTCGTCGGTGTCCTCGTACTTCATTTCCAGCAGACGCGAACCGATGCCGAGCGGCGCCATGCCCAGATCGGCGAGGCCGAACAGTTGCGGGATGGTGCCGGTCGAGTCGAGCTGGCTCGCCTGCAGCTGACCCAGCCGCATGCGCGCGTGCTCGCGCAACGCGTGCGCGATTTCGTGGCCGATCAGCATGCCGAGCTCGTTGTCGTTCAGGCGCACGCGATCGAGTATCCCGCTATAGACGACGATCTTGCCGCCCGGCAGGCAGTACATGCGGATGTCGTTGGAGCGCACCACCGCGACTTCCCACTTCCAGCCCTTGGCTCGCTCGTTCCATTTCAACGAGTACGGAATCATCCGGTCGATAATCGAACGCACGCGCGTCACGCGCGCGTCGGTGTCGCCGTACAGACGTTTCGCGTGGTTCGCGCCGTAGACGATCTGGCTGAACTCCTCGGCGGCCTGGGCCTCGAGCATCGGCGACGGGATCAGGTTGCGGAACACCATGTAGCCGCCGTAACGCACTTGCGGGCTGACGTAGTACGGCGGCGGCACGGCCGCCGGGGCCGCTGCCGCAGCGGGAGCTTTGGCGGCGGCGGCCGGTTGCGCGGACTGCTGCGCGGCGGAGCCGGGTGTGGCGGCGCTCGGAGCGCTGACGCTAGCGCCGGTTGTGCTCGGGGCACCGGCGTTGCCGTTATTCGCGCCTGGGTTGGCACCGGGCGCGGCGGATGTCGCGTTTTCCGCGCTGGCTCCGCCGGTCGCCGATCTGGCCGCGGGCGGCGGAGCAGGGTTGGGCGTTGCACCACTTGTCACGGCGACAGCCGCCGCAGGAGCTTGCGCGTTGCTGAGCGCGCTGGCGCCGGTCGCCGCCGCGCCTGCCGCATAGGCGCCCAACGGCATGGCCAGCGCGACGCTCGCGCAGCCGAGCAACCATGCGGCGCTGAGCGCCGTGCGGTGCGCGCTTGTCGAAAACCGTACCTTCACGACCGCTCCCTCCACGGCGCGATACGCAACAGCAGCAGCATGCCGGGCACTGCGAGCGCGGTACACAGGAGGAAGTAGTCGAACCAGCCGATCCGCGCGACCACGTAACCGCTCGCCGCCGACGCGAGCGTGCGCGGCACGGACGCGAGGCTCGTGAACAGCGCGAACTGCGTCGCGGTGTAGCGCGGATCGGTGGTGCTCGCAATGTATGCGGTGAACGCGGCCATCGTCAGGCCGGTGGCGAAGGTCTCGAAGCCGTAGACGAGCGCGAGCGCGACCGAGCGCGGGTCGAGCTGCACACTCCAGTCGATGCCGACGAACGACAGCAGCTTCGTTGTTCCCTGGCTGAGCGCGACGGCGATGTCGTAGATCGCGGCAAGTCCGGGCGAATCCGGGCCGAGATGGGCGAGCCACGCGAAGCCGAGCGTCGACACCATCTGCAGCAAACCGAAAATCCACAAGCCGCGGCCGATGCCGATCTTCATCAGCCAGATCCCGCCGATGATCCCGCCCGCGAGACTCGCGCCAAACGCCGTGGTCTTCGCGATCACACCGATCTGCGTGCGCGAAAAGCCGATGTCGAGGAAGAACGACGTGGACAGCGTGGTCGCCATCGTATCGCCGAGCTTGTACAGAAAGATGAAGCCGAGCACGAAGAGGGCACCGCGCCAGCCGTCGCGCTGAATGAATTCCCTGAACGGCTCGACGATCGCTTCGCGCAGATTCTTCGGCGGCTTGCCGTGCACCTCGGGTTCGCTAACGACCAGCGTCATCAGAACCCCCGGCAGCATGAACGCGGCCGTCACGATGAACACGGTGCTCCAGGGCAGATGGTCGGACAAAATCAGCGCGAGCGAACCGGGCACGAGCGCCGCGATCTTGTACGCGTTCACGTGCACCGCGTTGCCGAGGCCCTGTTGCGTGTCGCTGAGCAATTCACGCCGGTACGCGTCGATCACGATGTCGGAGCTCGCGCCGAAGAACGCGACCAAAGCGGTCAGCGCGGCGACGGTCCAGATCGACTCGCGCGGCGACACGAAGCCGAGCGTCGCCATCGCCCCCGCCACCAGCAACTGCGTGAGTAGCATCCAGCCGCGCCGTCTGCCGGGCCGCCAGCCGGGCAGGCGCGGCACGTAGCGGTCCATCAGCGGAGCCCAGACGAATTTCCATGTGTACGGAAACTGGATCAGCGCGAACAGGCCGATTTCCTTCAGATTGACGCCTTCCGAGCGCAGCCACGCCTGCACGAGGTAGACGAGCGTAAACAGCGGCAATCCCGACGTAAAGCCGAGAAAGACGCAAATCAGCATGCGCGTATTCAAAAACGCGCGCCAGCCGGGATGTTCTTCGTGAGCGGTAAGTGCAGGCGCCTCGTGCGGCGGGTTCGACATGTGGATAAGTGACGTTAGCTTTTCTTGACGCGATAGACCGCAAGACTACCACGCCAATTCACGCCCCAACGCACCACCTGTCCGTCGTGCAGCACGACGCGATCGAGAATTTCGATGCCGACTTCAGGTGCGAGTGCCTCGAAATCCCTGATCGTCAGCACGCGCACGTTCGGCGTGTTGTGCCATTGGTAAGGCAGCGACTTCGACACCGGCATGCGTCCGTTCAACACCGACAGCCGATGCGTCCAGTAGCCGAAATTCGGAAACGAGACGATGCATTCCTTGCCGACGCGCACCGTCTCGCGCAGGATCGCCGCGGTCTGATGAATGGTCTGCAAGGTCTGCGACAGCACCGCGAAATCAAAGCTGCCGTCTTCGAACAGCCGCAGGCCGTCTTCGAGATTCTGCTGGATCACGTTGACGCCGTTCTGCGTCGCGGCGAGCACGCCGGCGTCGTTGATCTCGATGCCGTAACCCTGCACCTCCAGTTCCTCGCTCAGCAGCGACAGCAGCGAGCCGTCGCCGCAGCCGAGATCGAGCACGGTCGAGCGCGGTTCGACCCAGCGGGCGATCGCGCGGAAGTCCGGGCGCGATGCCAGGTAATCAAGTGCTCGCTGGTTCATGCGTTGACCTCGTTCGCAATGCGTTCGTAGTAGGCGCGCAGCAGGTTGTGATAGCGCGCGTCGTCGAGCAGGAAGGCATCGTGGCCGTGCGGCGCGTCGATTTCCGCGTAGGTGACCGTGCGCTTGTGGTCGAGCAGCGCCTTCACCAGCTCGCGCGAGCGTGCCGGCGCGAAACGCCAGTCGGTCGAGAAGCTCGCGATCAGATACTTCGCGGTGGTGTGCGCGAGCGCGGCGGTCAGATCGCCGTCGAAGGCCTTGGCCGGATCGAAGTAGTCGAGCGCGCGCGTGATCAGCAGGTAGGTGTTCGCGTCGAAGTAGTCGGCGAATTTGTCGCCCTGATAGCGCAGATACGATTCCACTTCGAACTCGACGTCGAAGCTGAAGTTGTAGTCATCGAGTGCGCCTTCCGCGCGACGCAGCGAGCGGCCGAATTTCTCGGCCATGTCGTCGTCCGACAGATACGTGATGTGTCCGATCATCCGTGCGACGCGCAGGCCGCGCTTCGGCTTCACGCCGTGCGCGTAGTAGTTGCCGCCGTGGAAATCCGGGTCCGACAGGATCGCCGAGCGCGCGACCTCGTTGAACGCGATGTTCTGCGCGGAGAGTTTCGGCGTCGACGCGATCACGATGCAATGCGCGACGCGCTCCGGATACATCATGCTCCACGCGAGCGCCTGCATGCCGCCGAGACTGCCGCCCATCACGGCGGCGAAGCGGCTGATGCCGAACGCGTCGGCGACGCGCGCCTGCGCGTTGACCCAGTCTTCGACGGTGACGACCGGAAACGTCGCGCCGTACGGCTTACCGGTGGCGGGGTCGAGGCTCATCGGCCCGGTCGAGCCGAAGCACGAGCCCAGGTTGTTCACGCCGATCACGAAGAATCTGTCGGTATCGAGCGGCTTGCCCGGGCCGACCATGTTGTCCCACCAGCCGATGTCTTTCGGATTGTCGGCGTACGCGCCCGCCACGTGATGCGATGCGTTCAGCGCGTGGCACACGAGCACCGCATTGCTGCGCGCGGCATTGAGCGTGCCGTAGGTCTCGACCATCAGGTCGTAGCCCGCGAGCGAGCTGCCGTTGCGCAAGGGCAGCGGCTCGGTGAAATGCATTTTTTGGGGAGCGACGATGCCGATGGATTCCATTCATTCCGCCATTGAGTCAACAGGGCGGCTAAACGGCGTCGGCGAAGCACGAAGAGAGGGCTGTGTGCGCAGCTGACGACCTCTTTAGCCGCATTTGTAGTGAACCGCGGGCCTTGGGCCTTGAGGTTCGCGCGCCCGCAATCGAGTCAGCAAATCGGCGCGTTAAAGGGTGTGAAACCGCGTGCAACGTGTTCGGGATGCCTTGGCGCGGCCCGTTGTGCATCGGAGGGCGACAGCGGCATCAGGCGGAAAGTATAGCGGAAAATTCTGCGCGACAGCGGCGCGGACGGTGCCGCACGAAGGGTCCGAGCCTCGCGGACTACTGAAGAATCAGCAGCAGTTGCGCATCCGCGTGTTCGGCGGGCGGGCGCGTGAAACCGCTGCGTACGTAGCGGTGCCAGCGGCCGATCACGTAGCTCAGCAGCAGGCTCGCGCGAATCGCCGGATCGTAGTCGGCGGGCAGCGCGGTGGTTTGCGGCACGGACTGCGGGTCGGCGTCGTTCGTGGCGTCGTTATCCGCATGGGCGAGCGCTTCGGTCTGCGCGAGCCTCAAGCATTGCTTCAGCGATGCCTCGATACGCTCGAGCATCTGGTTCACGCGCTCGGTCAACCGCTCGTGCTCACCGACCAGCGCCTCGCAGGTCAGCACGCGCGTCATGCCGGGATTTTTAGCCGGAAAGTTGAGCAGCATCAGCGCGATCGCGCGCGCCTGCAGCACGCCGTTGCTTTCGTGGCTGGTGATCTGGTTGATGAGCCCGAACAGCGTCTTCTCGATGAACTCGATCAGACCTTCGAACATCTGTGCCTTGCTCGCGAAATGGCGGTACAGCGCGGCTTCGGATACGCCGAGCCGGGCGGCGAGGGCGGCCGTGGTGATTTTTTCGGTCTTTGGTGCCTCGAGCATGCCCGCAAGCGTCTGCAGGATGTGCACGCGACGCTCGCCTGGCTTCGGACGCAGCGGCCGTGCGGCAGCGGGCGCTGCGGGGGAGGCTTCGGCTGAGGCTTCGTCAGGCTTGTCGATCGGCTGCATGGCTGTCATCCCCCGGCTGATGTCGTTGGCTGCTTCCGTCCCTACTGTCCTTGCTTGGGTTCCTTCCAACGAACCGAGCGCATGCCCAGTCGTAACGATTTTAGCGAACGAATGCTGCGGTCGACATAATGCGGCCGGCCGGTGCCGGGCAGACGCGTCGGCACGCCGTCCGCGTGCGGCTTGCGCGGCAGATGACCGGTGAACCATACGGTGCGGATGCCAAGCCGCCGATAGTTCTTCAGGTGCGAGCGCGTGTCCTCGACGAGGATCGCGTCTTTCAGCGACACGTGCGCGTCGCGCATCGCGCGGCGCAGCATCGTGTGATCCGGCTTCGCGCGCCATTGGCGGCGATCGCGCATGTGCTCGATCGCGATCACGCGCTCGAACAGCCGCTCGATGCGCAATTCGGCGAGCACTGCGCGCGCGTAGGTTTCGGGCGCGTTGGTCAGCACGATCTTGCGGCCCGGCAGAGCCGCGAGCAGACGCGCGACACCGCGCTCGTGACGAATCATCGAGCAGAGGTCGGGGAACGTGTGAACGACCTTCAGGAAGTCGTGCGCGTCGAGCGGATGGTGGCGCGTGAGGCCGAGCAGCGCCGCGCCGTAGCGCAGCGTGTAGCCGATGCGCAGACGGTTGGCTTCGTCGGTATCGACGTGCAGTGCGTCGATGATGTACTGCGTCATCCCGCGATTGATCGCCGGGAAAATGGCATGCGACGCGCGGTGCAGCGTGTTGTCGAGATCGAACAGCCAAACCGGCTTGCCGCCCGCGATGTCAGGACGGCGGCGCCGCGAAGTGGGGGTGCGCATGATGGAGCTCTTCAGGCGCCGCGTCGCGGAGGCGCGACGCCTGTAACTGGGAGGGCCCGCAACAATCAGTGCGAGCGGATCATCGTGCCGAACGGTTGCTCGGTCAGGATCTCGAGCAGCACCGAGTGCTCGATGCGGCCGTCGATGATGTGCACCGAACGCACGCCGCTCTTCGCCGCATCGAGCGCGGACGAGATTTTCGGCAGCATGCCGCCGGAGATCGTGCCGTCTTCGAACAGGCCGTCGATTTCGCGCGCCGACAGGTCGGTCAGCAGATTGCCTTCCTTGTCCATCACGCCGGGGATGTTGGTCATCATCACGAGCTTTTCGGCGTTCAGCACGACCGCGAGCTTGCCAGCGACGAGGTCCGCGTTGATGTTGTACGACAGGCCGTCTTCGCCGCAGCCGATCGGCGAGATCACCGGAATGAACGCGTCGTCCTGCAGCGCCTTCACGACCGCAGGGTTGATCGACTCGACTTCGCCGACCTGGCCGATGTCGACGTACTGGCCCGGATTGTCGCGATCCGGCATCAGCATCTTGCGTGCGTGGATCAGGCCACCGTCCTTGCCGGTCAGGCCGACCGCATGGCCGCCGAAGTGGTTGATCAGCATCACGATGTCCTGCTGCACCTCGCCGCCGAGCACCCATTCGACGACTTCCATCGTCTCTTCGTCGGTAACGCGCATGCCCTGGATGAACGTGCCCTGTTTGCCGATTTTCTTAAGCGCCTGGTCGATTTGCGGACCGCCGCCGTGCACGATGACCGGGTTGATGCCGACCAGCTTCAGCAGAATCACGTCGCGCGCGAAGCCCTGCTTCAGGCGCTCTTCGGTCATGGCGTTGCCGCCGTACTTGATGACCACGGTCTTGCCGTGATACTGGCGGATGTAAGGCAGCGCCTCGGCCAGAATTTCGGCCTTCAGGGTGGGCGCAATCTGCGAGAGGTCGGGAAGCTCGGACATGGCGGCAGGCTCGGGCACGGAACAGTTAAAACAGCGCGAATTGTACAGGACTGGCGCGCTGCAACAGGGTTTTCAGCAGCGGCTCGAGCGACCGGCGGGCGGGCTTGGCGTACCGCACCAACGCGAGCCTGCGGGACGTGTCGAACCGCAAGCTTAACGCGCCTGCGTGACGGCTGTGCATTGGCCGAACGGACGACTGCGCCTGAGCGTATCAATCGTGTCATCATGGTCTGACCGATGTCCCCGGCCCTCTGCGCCCACCCGCGATGAAACCGTCTTCCGCCCGCTCCGGGCGCAGCGCGCGCTGTCCGCGCTGCGGCAATCCCTTCGACTGCGGCATGCAGGCCGAACCGTCGAACTGCTGGTGCCGCGCGCTGCCGCCGCTGCCGGCCGAGCGGCTGGAGCCGGGCGGCCGGTGTCTGTGTCCGGAGTGTCTCGCCGCAGAGATCGCACGGGCGACACGAGAGGCGAGCGGGGATGAGCGGCCGTGATTTTTGCGGTTCGCCTGGGGCCGATCTGAAACCGCTCACGCGCCGCGATGCTGCGTCGTCAACGCCCGCAGATTCAGCGCGAGCGCGCGACGATACGGGACGATCGCGTCGGCGTGCCGGTTCGCCATCTGCAACGTGTAGCCGCTGCGGAAGTGCGCGGCCGCGCTCCCGGGATCGAGTTGGGTAATAATGGCTGCGAGCTCGATCGCCTCCGCGCGGCGCTGCTGCGTGAGCAACGCGCCGATGAGCGTGTCGAGCGAGGCACCGTCGAGCGGATGCAGTTCGGCCGCGGCGGCGAAGCAACGGGCTTCGTCGGCCTCGGCGCCGTTGGCTCGGCGGCCTGGTCAGTCGGGCGGGGCCGAACGGGTAGACTAGGGTCATGCACCGTATAACCAACACCGGCCGGGTCAATCTTGGTCATCTGTTCTGGCTGCGCAGCCTCGCGATCATCGGACAGCTGCTGACGATCGCGTTCGTGCAGATCTTCCTCGGCGCGAAACTGCCGTTGCCCGCGATGCTGCTCGTGATCGCGCTCGAAGTACTGTTCAACGCGCTCACATGGTGGCGCGTGTCGCAACAGCGTCCCGAGTCCAACATCGAGCTGTTCGGACAGATCTGGGTCGATCTCGGGGCGTTGTCCGCGCTGCTGTTCCTGTCCGGCGGCACCACCAATCCGTTCGTATCGTTGTACCTGCCATCGCTCGCGATCGCGGCGGCCGTGCTGCCGTGGTATCTGATGGCCTGGCTCGCGGCGTTCGCCGTTGCCTGCTACGCCGTGCTCAGTTTCAATTCCGTCCCGCTCAATATCGAGAATCCCGCGAACCTGTTCGACTACTACCGCTCGGGGATGTGGGTCAACTTCATGGTCAGTGTGGGGCTGATCGCGTGGTTCGTCGCGCGCATGTCGCGGGCACTGCGGCTACGTGACGCAGCGCTTGGAGAAGCGCAGCAGCGCTTGCTTCACGACGAACGGGCGGTCGCGCTCGGCGTGCAGGCAGCCACCGTCGCTCACGAGATCGGCACACCTCTGTCTACAATCGCGATGTTGTCCGAAGAATTGCGCGACGCGGCGCGCACCGACGCGGGACTCGCGCCCTACCGCGCCGATCTCGAACTGCTCGAGCAGCAGATGATGCTGTGTACGTCGGCGCTCGCGCGGTTGCGCAGCCGCGCGACGACCACGACGAACCGCCAGCCGGTCGACGAATGGCTCGAATCGTTTGCCGAGCAATGGCGCTTGCGCCATCCGCACGTGACGTTCGAGCGGATCGGCACGCCGCCCGCCGATGTCAGTCTCAACGACACGGTGGCCGTCGGCCAGATACTCACGATCCTGCTCGATAACGCCGCGCGCGCGAGCCGGGATCACGTGACGCTTTCCTGTGCGCTCGCGCCACGCGGCGACCAGATCGTATTCGAAGTGTGCGACCACGGTCCGGGCATTCCAGCCTCGCTGCGTGGCTCGCTCGGCGCGATGCCGGTGAACAGCACGCAGGGCGGCCACGGCGTCGGCCTGTATCTGGCGTTTTCGGCGGCGGCGCGTCTGAACGGATCGATCGAGCTGGCCGACGTCAACGGCGGGCGGCCGCGTGGCACGCGTGCGGTGCTGCGGCTGCCGGTCATCGCGCGCAAGATTTCTGGAGCGAGCCCGCAAGGCGCCGCGCCATCCAACACGGAGAAACAGGCATGAGCGAAAAGAATTTTCTGGTGATCGACGACGACGAAGTGTTCTCCGGCATCCTCGCGCGCGGCTTGACGCGGCGCGGCTACACGGTGAGCGAAGCGCACAACGCGGACGAGGCGATCCGGCTCGCGAATCAGCAGAAGTTCAGCGAGATCACCGTGGACCTGCATCTGGGCAACGACTCCGGCCTCACGCTCGTCGCACCGCTACGCGATCTGCAGCCCGACGCGCGCATGCTCGTGTTGACCGGCTACGCGAGCATTGCCACCGCGGTGCAGGCGGTCAAAGACGGGGCCGACAACTATCTCGCGAAGCCCGCCAATGTCGAGTCGATCCTGTCGGCGTTGCAAAGCGAGGCAAGCGCGCTGCAGGCCGAGGAGGCGATCGAGCATCCGCAGCCGCTGTCGGTGGCGCGGCTCGAGTGGGAACATATCCAGCGTGTGCTCGCTGAACACGGCGGCAATATCTCGGCGACTGCGCGCGCGTTGAACATGCATCGGCGCACCTTGCAGCGCAAGTTGGCGAAGCGGCCGGTGAAGCAGTAGGCCGCGATCGTCCAGCGCGGCGTCGGCTGTGCGAGGCAACGCCGCCGCGTGTTGGGCGGTACAAAACAAAACGGGCCGCCTATACAAAGGCAGCCCGTTTTTTCAGGCGTCGGCTCTTCGAGATATCACAGCACGTAGCGCGACAGATCCTCGTCTTGCGCGACTTCGTTCAACGCGCGATCGACATACGCCGCGTCGATCTGCACAGCGTGGCCCGAATGGTTGCCGGCCGAGAAGGACACTTCTTCGAGCAGCTTTTCGATGACCGTATAAAGACGCCGCGCGCCGATGTTCTCGGTCTTCTCATTGACCGAGTAGGCGATCTCGGCGAGACGACGGATACCGTCGTCGGCGAACTCGAGGTGCACGTCTTCGGTAGCGAGCAAGGCCTGATACTGCTTGACGAGGCTCGCGTCCGTCGACACGAGGATCGATTCGAAGTCGTTGACCGACAGCGAATCGAGCTCGACGCGAATCGGGAAGCGCCCCTGCAGCTCAGGAATCAGATCGCTCGGCTTCGCGAGATGAAACGCGCCGCTCGCAATGAACAGAATGTGATCGGTCTTCACCATGCCGTACTTGGTGTTGATCGTCGTGCCTTCGACGAGCGGCAGCAGATCGCGCTGCACGCCCTGACGGGACACCTCGCCACCGCCCGCTTCGTTGCGCGACGCGATCTTGTCGATTTCGTCGAGGAACACGATGCCGTTCTGCTCGACGTTCTGCACCGCCTTGGTCTTCACCTCCTCGTCGTTCAGCATCTTGCCGGCTTCTTCGTCGGTGAGCACCTTCAGCGCTTCCTTCACCTTCATCTTGCGGCGCGTCTTCTTGCCGCCGCCGATGTTGGCGAACATCGAGCGGATCTGCTCGGTCATGTCTTCCATGCCCGGCGGCCCCATGATGTCCATGCCGACCTGCGGCTGCTCGACGTCGAGCTCGATTTCCTTGTCGTCGAGCTGGCCTTCGCGCAGGCGCTTGCGGAACGTCTGACGGGTCGTGCTGCCTTCATCGGCGGTATCGGTCAAGCTCGAGCTCGAACCGAAGCCGACCGGCCGTGCGCTCGGCAGCAGGATGTCGAGGATGCGGTCTTCGGCCTGATCGCCGGCCTTGGTCCGCACTTTGCGCATTTCCGTTTCGCGGGTCTGCTTGACCGAAATTTCCATCAGATCACGCACGATGCTGTCGACGTCGCGGCCCACGTAGCCGACTTCGGTGAACTTGGTCGCTTCGATCTTGATGAACGGCGCGTCCGCGAGCTTCGCGAGACGCCGCGCGATTTCGGTCTTGCCGACGCCGGTCGGTCCGATCATCAGGATGTTCTTCGGCGTGATTTCCTGGCGCAGCGGTTCATCGACCTGC from Paraburkholderia sp. HP33-1 includes the following:
- a CDS encoding ATP-binding protein; this encodes MHRITNTGRVNLGHLFWLRSLAIIGQLLTIAFVQIFLGAKLPLPAMLLVIALEVLFNALTWWRVSQQRPESNIELFGQIWVDLGALSALLFLSGGTTNPFVSLYLPSLAIAAAVLPWYLMAWLAAFAVACYAVLSFNSVPLNIENPANLFDYYRSGMWVNFMVSVGLIAWFVARMSRALRLRDAALGEAQQRLLHDERAVALGVQAATVAHEIGTPLSTIAMLSEELRDAARTDAGLAPYRADLELLEQQMMLCTSALARLRSRATTTTNRQPVDEWLESFAEQWRLRHPHVTFERIGTPPADVSLNDTVAVGQILTILLDNAARASRDHVTLSCALAPRGDQIVFEVCDHGPGIPASLRGSLGAMPVNSTQGGHGVGLYLAFSAAARLNGSIELADVNGGRPRGTRAVLRLPVIARKISGASPQGAAPSNTEKQA
- a CDS encoding cysteine-rich CWC family protein, producing the protein MKPSSARSGRSARCPRCGNPFDCGMQAEPSNCWCRALPPLPAERLEPGGRCLCPECLAAEIARATREASGDERP
- the slmA gene encoding nucleoid occlusion factor SlmA; this translates as MQPIDKPDEASAEASPAAPAAARPLRPKPGERRVHILQTLAGMLEAPKTEKITTAALAARLGVSEAALYRHFASKAQMFEGLIEFIEKTLFGLINQITSHESNGVLQARAIALMLLNFPAKNPGMTRVLTCEALVGEHERLTERVNQMLERIEASLKQCLRLAQTEALAHADNDATNDADPQSVPQTTALPADYDPAIRASLLLSYVIGRWHRYVRSGFTRPPAEHADAQLLLILQ
- the metX gene encoding homoserine O-succinyltransferase MetX, which encodes MESIGIVAPQKMHFTEPLPLRNGSSLAGYDLMVETYGTLNAARSNAVLVCHALNASHHVAGAYADNPKDIGWWDNMVGPGKPLDTDRFFVIGVNNLGSCFGSTGPMSLDPATGKPYGATFPVVTVEDWVNAQARVADAFGISRFAAVMGGSLGGMQALAWSMMYPERVAHCIVIASTPKLSAQNIAFNEVARSAILSDPDFHGGNYYAHGVKPKRGLRVARMIGHITYLSDDDMAEKFGRSLRRAEGALDDYNFSFDVEFEVESYLRYQGDKFADYFDANTYLLITRALDYFDPAKAFDGDLTAALAHTTAKYLIASFSTDWRFAPARSRELVKALLDHKRTVTYAEIDAPHGHDAFLLDDARYHNLLRAYYERIANEVNA
- the metW gene encoding methionine biosynthesis protein MetW, which encodes MNQRALDYLASRPDFRAIARWVEPRSTVLDLGCGDGSLLSLLSEELEVQGYGIEINDAGVLAATQNGVNVIQQNLEDGLRLFEDGSFDFAVLSQTLQTIHQTAAILRETVRVGKECIVSFPNFGYWTHRLSVLNGRMPVSKSLPYQWHNTPNVRVLTIRDFEALAPEVGIEILDRVVLHDGQVVRWGVNWRGSLAVYRVKKS
- a CDS encoding pyrimidine 5'-nucleotidase: MRTPTSRRRRPDIAGGKPVWLFDLDNTLHRASHAIFPAINRGMTQYIIDALHVDTDEANRLRIGYTLRYGAALLGLTRHHPLDAHDFLKVVHTFPDLCSMIRHERGVARLLAALPGRKIVLTNAPETYARAVLAELRIERLFERVIAIEHMRDRRQWRAKPDHTMLRRAMRDAHVSLKDAILVEDTRSHLKNYRRLGIRTVWFTGHLPRKPHADGVPTRLPGTGRPHYVDRSIRSLKSLRLGMRSVRWKEPKQGQ
- the argB gene encoding acetylglutamate kinase — encoded protein: MSELPDLSQIAPTLKAEILAEALPYIRQYHGKTVVIKYGGNAMTEERLKQGFARDVILLKLVGINPVIVHGGGPQIDQALKKIGKQGTFIQGMRVTDEETMEVVEWVLGGEVQQDIVMLINHFGGHAVGLTGKDGGLIHARKMLMPDRDNPGQYVDIGQVGEVESINPAVVKALQDDAFIPVISPIGCGEDGLSYNINADLVAGKLAVVLNAEKLVMMTNIPGVMDKEGNLLTDLSAREIDGLFEDGTISGGMLPKISSALDAAKSGVRSVHIIDGRIEHSVLLEILTEQPFGTMIRSH